GGTCCTATGTATTGGTACAAGTTAGTTTTTAACATACCATTATATAGTTTTCTTCTCTTATCCGCTTCTTTTCCAAATTCCTGTTCAAATTCTTCATATGAAGTTATTAAGTAATAAGACCAGTTTTTAAGTTCTCTAAATGTATATCCTAAATGTTTATATAAACTTTGAACACTTTCTTTATCCTCAAGTCTCTCTCCATAAGGAGGATTCGTAACTATAAATCCATATTCTTCATCACTCTTAAAATCAAGTGCATTGCCTACATTAAACTCTATGTACTCGTCTACTCCTGCAATTTCTGCATTTTCTTTAGCTATTTCTATGGCTTCTTCATCTATATCATATCCATATATTTTAAACTGTACATCTTCATCAATTTTATCATATGCATCTTTTCTTACATCCCACCAAATCTTTTTGTCCATAGTTCTCCACTTTTCAGATATAAATTCACGATTAAGACCTGGAGCCATATTTATTCCCATCATAGCAGCCTCTATTAAAATAGTTCCAGACCCACACATAGGATCAACTAATGTTCTTCCTGGTCTCCAAGGATTTAAATACATTATAC
Above is a genomic segment from Romboutsia lituseburensis containing:
- a CDS encoding THUMP domain-containing class I SAM-dependent RNA methyltransferase, coding for MNNYTLISPCFFGMEKMLAREIKDLGFEIIKTEDGRITYKTGADGIAKANMWLRCAERVHLKIAEFEAKTFNDLFEGTKRINWAEYIPYGSQFPVSKASSIKSKLYSTPDIQSIVKKAIVESLKKSYLEDGLLKEDKEKYPIYVFIHKDKVTLSIDTTGDALHKRGYREKANKAPIRETLAAGIMYLNPWRPGRTLVDPMCGSGTILIEAAMMGINMAPGLNREFISEKWRTMDKKIWWDVRKDAYDKIDEDVQFKIYGYDIDEEAIEIAKENAEIAGVDEYIEFNVGNALDFKSDEEYGFIVTNPPYGERLEDKESVQSLYKHLGYTFRELKNWSYYLITSYEEFEQEFGKEADKRRKLYNGMLKTNLYQYIGPRPPKKN